The following proteins are co-located in the Sphingorhabdus lutea genome:
- a CDS encoding REDY-like protein HapK yields MQYLMIRYKLKNGVKHSEFENWVRTSDYPQMRGLSRVSSFNTYRTDALLMGEGVPSQDYFEIFAINDLTGFTSEDMPGDIVQSVMGEFMNWVDNPEFTIANLVE; encoded by the coding sequence ATGCAATATTTGATGATTAGATATAAATTAAAAAATGGCGTTAAACATAGCGAATTTGAAAATTGGGTGCGGACCAGCGATTATCCGCAAATGCGCGGTCTAAGCCGTGTTTCATCCTTTAACACATATCGCACCGATGCATTATTGATGGGGGAAGGCGTGCCAAGTCAGGATTATTTCGAAATATTTGCGATAAATGACTTAACGGGATTTACCAGCGAAGATATGCCGGGTGATATTGTACAATCGGTCATGGGTGAATTTATGAATTGGGTTGATAATCCGGAATTCACCATCGCTAATTTGGTCGAATAA
- a CDS encoding SDR family oxidoreductase encodes MSGQAKSIFITGGASGLGREVARFFGQKGWFVGIADVQDAEAHITASMIPEGMSSVHHLDVTNRDQWKIALKEFDKASGGRMDVLFNNAGIGSGGQIEQHDYADIDRMVAVNFIGVINGVKESFEFLAKTPNSCILNTSSASGIYGVADLSVYSATKFAVRGLTESHDIELRRHGIRCRSLMPGFIDTNILSNVPDDSNMTGKEILQSAGVEVSPVTIIGQAAWDAIHGDKVHTYVNKTAKQLAFAARWMPGRLRKQMGGLLRNVVKSDS; translated from the coding sequence ATGAGCGGGCAAGCAAAATCCATTTTCATTACTGGCGGTGCATCCGGCCTTGGACGCGAAGTTGCCCGTTTTTTCGGTCAAAAAGGATGGTTTGTGGGCATTGCCGATGTGCAGGATGCCGAGGCACATATTACCGCATCCATGATACCCGAAGGGATGAGCAGCGTTCATCATTTGGATGTGACCAATCGCGATCAATGGAAAATTGCATTAAAAGAATTTGATAAGGCAAGCGGCGGGCGAATGGATGTGTTGTTTAACAATGCGGGCATTGGTTCGGGCGGCCAAATTGAACAGCATGATTATGCCGATATTGATCGGATGGTTGCGGTTAATTTTATTGGCGTCATCAATGGGGTAAAGGAAAGTTTCGAATTTCTTGCCAAAACGCCCAATAGCTGCATCCTCAACACGTCATCCGCATCGGGCATTTATGGGGTTGCGGATTTAAGCGTGTATAGCGCCACCAAATTTGCGGTACGCGGCTTGACCGAATCCCATGATATTGAACTTCGCCGCCATGGCATACGCTGTCGATCCCTAATGCCTGGATTTATCGATACCAATATTTTATCCAATGTTCCGGACGACAGCAATATGACTGGCAAAGAAATTTTACAATCAGCAGGGGTGGAGGTAAGCCCTGTTACCATTATTGGCCAGGCCGCATGGGATGCCATTCACGGAGACAAGGTTCATACCTATGTCAATAAAACCGCCAAACAGCTTGCCTTTGCCGCGCGGTGGATGCCGGGGCGTTTACGCAAACAAATGGGCGGCTTATTGCGCAATGTGGTGAAAAGCGATAGTTAA
- a CDS encoding YifB family Mg chelatase-like AAA ATPase has protein sequence MVAIITTVAFMGLEARQIEVQCQVAAGMPAFIIVGLPDKAVAESRERVRAALSAIGLALPPKRITLNLSPADLPKEGSHYDLPIAMALLCAMGLIDAEALANYVIIGELGLDGRIASSPGVLLAALHASSHDLGLICPAAQGPEAAWAGELELIAPPDLLSLLSHLKGEGLLPRPKVGEIAETCYHNDLKQVKGQETAKRILEIAAAGGHNMLMNGPPGAGKSLLASCLPGILPELTPAEALEVSMIASISGNLEKGRMSRARPFRAPHHSASMPALVGGGLKAKPGEVSLAHLGVLFLDELPEFQRTVLDSLRQPVESGEVTIARANNHISYPARFQLIAAMNPCRCGHLADAALACSRAPKCASDYQAKISGPMLDRIDLHIEIEAVSAADLVMPPPAEGSAGVKARVVRARALQTARYANSSYRTNAEADGDMLEKYATPDKEGQALLHKAAEAMKLSARSYTRVLRVARTIADLSGDTQIGRIHIAEALSYRRQAPKN, from the coding sequence ATGGTAGCGATTATCACGACGGTGGCCTTTATGGGGTTGGAGGCGCGTCAGATAGAGGTGCAATGCCAAGTTGCAGCAGGTATGCCCGCCTTTATCATTGTGGGATTGCCGGATAAGGCGGTGGCGGAAAGTAGGGAGCGGGTACGCGCGGCGCTTTCGGCCATTGGGCTTGCCTTGCCGCCAAAACGTATCACGCTAAACCTATCTCCAGCGGACTTGCCCAAGGAGGGATCGCATTATGACCTTCCCATCGCCATGGCATTATTATGCGCTATGGGACTTATTGATGCGGAGGCATTGGCAAATTATGTCATTATTGGGGAGCTTGGACTTGATGGGCGCATTGCATCTTCGCCGGGGGTGTTGTTGGCCGCGCTGCATGCATCTTCGCATGATTTGGGGCTTATCTGTCCGGCAGCACAGGGGCCGGAGGCCGCATGGGCCGGCGAATTGGAGCTTATTGCGCCGCCCGACCTATTATCCTTACTTTCCCATTTAAAGGGCGAGGGGCTTTTGCCTCGTCCAAAGGTGGGGGAAATTGCCGAAACCTGTTATCATAATGATTTGAAACAGGTAAAGGGGCAGGAAACGGCCAAACGTATATTGGAAATTGCGGCGGCAGGCGGCCATAATATGTTGATGAACGGGCCGCCGGGCGCGGGCAAATCGCTGCTCGCATCTTGCCTGCCGGGCATTTTGCCCGAACTTACCCCTGCTGAGGCATTGGAGGTGTCGATGATTGCTTCTATTTCAGGAAATTTGGAGAAAGGGCGGATGTCACGGGCGCGGCCATTTCGCGCCCCGCATCACAGCGCATCTATGCCTGCATTGGTTGGCGGCGGGTTAAAGGCAAAGCCGGGCGAGGTGTCATTGGCCCATTTGGGCGTATTATTTTTGGATGAACTTCCTGAATTTCAGCGCACCGTATTGGATAGTTTACGCCAACCTGTGGAAAGCGGGGAAGTGACCATTGCGCGGGCCAATAATCATATCAGCTACCCCGCTCGTTTTCAGTTAATCGCCGCGATGAACCCGTGCCGTTGCGGTCATTTGGCCGATGCGGCGCTGGCATGTTCGCGTGCGCCAAAATGCGCATCGGATTATCAGGCAAAAATTTCTGGCCCGATGCTAGACCGTATTGATTTGCATATAGAGATAGAGGCGGTTTCGGCAGCCGATTTGGTGATGCCGCCACCTGCGGAGGGTTCGGCCGGGGTAAAGGCACGGGTGGTGCGCGCCCGCGCCCTACAAACCGCGCGCTATGCAAATTCGTCCTATCGCACCAATGCAGAGGCGGATGGGGATATGCTGGAAAAATATGCGACCCCCGATAAAGAAGGGCAGGCATTATTGCATAAGGCGGCAGAGGCGATGAAGCTTTCCGCGCGCAGCTATACCCGTGTGTTGCGGGTGGCGCGGACCATCGCGGATTTATCCGGCGATACGCAAATTGGCCGTATCCACATTGCCGAGGCTTTATCTTATCGGCGGCAAGCACCTAAAAATTAA